One segment of Vibrio mimicus DNA contains the following:
- a CDS encoding zinc/cadmium/mercury/lead-transporting ATPase has translation MCVKHQACRSKSLHQPLSAHATSCSGSPKILSIRAEGVVSHSEGDSCCSATEGGSTLDEEPARGQIGSSSATYQQSWLVSGMDCPSCAQKIEKAVKQLSDVVRVQVTFATQKLVVSFNQQATAQQIEQVVRDTGFTLSSPTGGSASSSQTQPRFWQGENGRIIGIAALMAIGVLVGSDDISRWIFIATCLWGLFPIIQQAWRLAKSGSPFSIETLMSVAAIGALYLGETLEAAMVLLLFLIGERLEAYAASRARTGVQALMALVPENALRIENGQRITVPAAQLQPGDIIEVAPGGRLPADGRLLASASLDNSALTGESLPVELTEGDRVSAGCVIVDKVVQVEITSKQGENAIDRILHMIEEAESRKAPLERFLDKFSRWYTPLMMVVAIAVIIIPPLAFGADWQTWIYRGLALLLIACPCALVISTPAAITSGLAAAARRGALIKGGAALEQLGKIETIAFDKTGTLTEGKPQVTDLIAYQDWDSLTLLAQAAAIEMGSHHPLATSLVAKAQAAQLDIPEAEDRTALVGRGIRGHINGVAYSILAPNRADTALPDAVVQQVATLEAESKTVVVMLEGEIVVGVIAWQDTLRDDARQAVEALQNIGVNALMLTGDNERSAAAMSRQLNMDFRAGLLPQDKVRYIQQLAQNKRVAMVGDGINDAPAMKEASIGIAMGGGTDVALETADAAITHNRLIELAGMIELSRATLTIIRQNVTLSLGLKAVFLVTSLLGITGLWVAVLADSGATALVTLNALRLLKFRTQNSSSQSS, from the coding sequence ATGTGTGTTAAACATCAAGCGTGTCGTTCTAAATCATTACATCAACCGCTTTCTGCACATGCTACGAGTTGTTCGGGTAGCCCTAAAATTTTGTCAATCCGAGCTGAAGGTGTTGTATCACACAGCGAGGGGGATAGCTGTTGTAGCGCTACTGAGGGAGGCTCTACTCTTGATGAAGAGCCTGCTCGAGGTCAGATAGGTTCATCTAGTGCTACCTACCAGCAGAGTTGGCTTGTGTCAGGTATGGATTGCCCCTCCTGCGCCCAAAAAATTGAAAAGGCCGTCAAGCAACTGAGTGATGTCGTTCGAGTACAAGTGACATTTGCAACTCAAAAACTGGTTGTGAGTTTTAATCAACAGGCGACTGCACAGCAAATTGAACAGGTGGTACGCGATACCGGATTTACTTTAAGCTCCCCAACGGGAGGCTCTGCGTCATCATCACAAACTCAGCCTCGATTCTGGCAGGGTGAAAATGGCCGAATTATTGGCATTGCGGCACTGATGGCGATTGGTGTTTTAGTCGGTTCAGACGACATCAGTCGTTGGATTTTCATTGCAACCTGTCTATGGGGTTTATTCCCTATCATCCAACAAGCTTGGCGTTTGGCGAAATCGGGTTCTCCTTTCTCGATTGAAACGCTAATGTCCGTTGCTGCTATCGGGGCCTTATATCTCGGCGAAACCTTAGAAGCCGCTATGGTCTTACTGCTGTTTTTGATTGGTGAGCGATTAGAAGCTTACGCGGCATCACGGGCGCGCACGGGTGTACAAGCCCTGATGGCGTTGGTGCCCGAAAATGCTCTGCGAATTGAAAACGGTCAACGTATCACAGTGCCTGCGGCGCAGTTACAGCCTGGAGATATTATCGAAGTGGCTCCTGGTGGGCGTCTTCCTGCTGATGGTCGTTTGCTTGCTAGCGCGAGCCTAGATAATAGTGCACTAACGGGGGAATCGCTGCCGGTGGAGCTGACAGAGGGCGATCGTGTTTCGGCGGGTTGCGTCATTGTTGACAAAGTTGTGCAGGTCGAAATTACCTCTAAACAAGGTGAAAATGCGATCGATCGTATTTTGCACATGATCGAAGAAGCGGAGTCACGCAAAGCGCCGTTGGAGCGTTTCCTAGATAAATTCAGCCGTTGGTACACGCCATTAATGATGGTGGTCGCGATCGCGGTGATCATCATTCCACCATTGGCATTTGGTGCCGATTGGCAGACGTGGATCTACCGTGGTTTGGCGCTGCTGTTGATTGCTTGCCCTTGTGCATTAGTGATTTCGACTCCTGCTGCGATTACATCCGGTCTGGCGGCTGCGGCACGCCGTGGGGCTTTGATTAAAGGTGGGGCGGCATTAGAGCAATTAGGAAAAATCGAAACCATTGCGTTTGATAAAACGGGCACTTTGACGGAAGGTAAACCGCAAGTGACGGATCTCATTGCTTACCAAGATTGGGATAGCCTTACCTTATTAGCGCAGGCCGCAGCGATAGAGATGGGTTCACATCATCCATTGGCTACATCGCTCGTTGCTAAAGCGCAAGCTGCTCAGTTGGATATTCCAGAAGCTGAAGATCGTACGGCGTTGGTCGGCCGTGGAATTCGTGGCCATATCAATGGGGTTGCGTACAGTATTTTAGCGCCAAATCGAGCAGACACCGCTTTACCGGATGCAGTCGTTCAACAAGTGGCAACCCTTGAAGCAGAAAGCAAAACTGTTGTGGTGATGTTAGAAGGAGAGATCGTTGTCGGTGTTATTGCTTGGCAAGATACCTTGCGTGATGATGCGCGCCAAGCTGTTGAAGCTTTGCAGAACATCGGTGTGAATGCGTTAATGCTGACTGGCGACAATGAACGCAGTGCTGCGGCGATGAGCCGTCAGCTCAATATGGATTTTCGTGCAGGATTATTGCCCCAAGATAAAGTGCGTTATATCCAACAGTTGGCGCAAAACAAACGGGTTGCCATGGTCGGGGATGGCATTAATGATGCGCCCGCGATGAAAGAAGCAAGTATAGGTATTGCGATGGGCGGTGGTACCGATGTCGCACTAGAAACCGCCGATGCTGCAATTACCCACAACCGTTTGATTGAACTTGCGGGTATGATTGAGCTTTCACGCGCCACGTTGACCATTATTCGCCAAAACGTCACCTTATCATTAGGACTCAAAGCCGTGTTTTTGGTCACAAGCCTACTGGGTATCACAGGTCTATGGGTTGCGGTGCTTGCCGATAGTGGGGCAACAGCACTGGTTACACTCAACGCGTTGCGTTTGCTCAAGTTCCGTACTCAAAATTCATCTTCTCAATCCTCATAA
- a CDS encoding CBS domain-containing protein: MDSLKVSDYMTTKAITFSPDMSLTAALDKVVRSENMGGPVIDAQRRVVGFLSEQDLLDKLVHASYHCQDTHIVSDCMHKEVLSVSPETSIIEMAAMMKVGKPKMYPVIAEGQLVGVITRRDVLRALSKTLNSCFQHPV, translated from the coding sequence ATGGACTCACTGAAAGTAAGTGATTATATGACCACAAAAGCAATCACATTCAGCCCAGATATGTCTCTCACTGCTGCCTTGGATAAGGTCGTACGTTCAGAGAATATGGGGGGGCCTGTGATTGATGCACAGCGACGTGTAGTGGGTTTTTTATCTGAGCAGGATCTATTGGACAAATTGGTACATGCCAGTTATCACTGCCAAGATACCCATATCGTCAGTGACTGCATGCATAAAGAAGTGCTATCTGTATCCCCAGAGACTTCGATTATCGAAATGGCGGCCATGATGAAAGTGGGAAAACCCAAAATGTATCCGGTGATCGCGGAAGGTCAATTAGTTGGGGTGATCACTCGGCGCGATGTGTTGCGCGCATTAAGTAAAACTTTGAACAGTTGTTTTCAACATCCGGTTTAG
- a CDS encoding GGDEF domain-containing protein, producing MTSIFSSTVIANPEILQFIFQSLPEPTFLINKQGVYLEAWGGTDSERHHNPAYLVGLNQYDVLPAVQAAWFSEVIVEAIEQNCAKELEYDIDPTQLPCFDTVPGPTDKQYFSALVIPLPGAEMVLWTVRNISDYKHTVEKLAHHQLELEHLTHMDHLTQVYNRYAMDSLLPQALEIARLDKVSAALLMIDIDCFKEYNDGYGHIQGDEVLRKIGQTLRRWKSNLDLCFRYGGDEFLIFMTGIDAAMSQQRAEELMSMVEKMNIQHRHSRVADHVTITIGIRHCEEIDKALTAEKLVAVADKALFHAKHEQRGTIHMLSGTSWDE from the coding sequence GTGACTTCCATTTTTTCCTCAACGGTTATTGCCAACCCTGAAATCCTGCAGTTTATCTTTCAATCACTGCCTGAGCCGACTTTTCTTATTAATAAGCAAGGTGTGTATTTGGAAGCGTGGGGGGGCACCGACAGTGAACGCCACCATAACCCTGCTTACTTAGTGGGGTTGAACCAATACGATGTTTTGCCTGCTGTTCAAGCAGCTTGGTTCTCTGAAGTGATTGTGGAAGCGATTGAGCAAAATTGTGCGAAAGAGCTTGAATATGATATTGATCCAACCCAACTGCCCTGCTTTGATACCGTCCCAGGCCCTACCGATAAGCAATATTTTTCTGCCTTAGTCATTCCCCTTCCCGGAGCAGAAATGGTGCTCTGGACGGTACGTAATATTTCTGATTACAAGCACACCGTTGAAAAGCTCGCTCATCACCAACTTGAACTAGAGCATCTCACTCATATGGACCATCTCACTCAGGTTTATAACCGCTATGCAATGGACTCTCTACTGCCCCAAGCTTTGGAAATTGCCAGACTCGACAAAGTCAGTGCGGCATTACTGATGATCGATATTGATTGCTTTAAAGAGTACAACGATGGGTATGGCCACATTCAGGGTGATGAAGTGCTGCGTAAAATTGGGCAAACACTGCGCCGATGGAAGTCCAACCTCGATCTCTGCTTTCGCTATGGTGGGGACGAATTTTTGATTTTTATGACTGGGATAGATGCAGCGATGAGCCAGCAACGAGCGGAAGAACTGATGTCGATGGTGGAAAAAATGAACATCCAACACCGACATTCAAGAGTCGCCGATCATGTCACGATCACGATCGGCATTCGTCACTGCGAGGAAATTGACAAAGCATTGACCGCAGAAAAGCTCGTGGCAGTGGCCGACAAAGCCCTGTTTCACGCGAAACACGAGCAGCGTGGCACCATTCATATGTTAAGTGGTACCTCGTGGGATGAATAA
- the moaE gene encoding molybdopterin synthase catalytic subunit MoaE — protein sequence MDNRVSVQTEDFSVAQEYEALAQGTQAGAVVTFIGKVRDMNLGDNVVGLHLEHYPGMTEKSLLEICDMAEERWPLQRVRVIHRVGDMLSGDQIVFVGVTSAHRNAAFEACEFIMDYLKTRAPFWKKELTTEESRWVDSRDSDHQAAQRWVKGE from the coding sequence ATGGACAATCGCGTTTCTGTACAAACGGAAGATTTCTCTGTTGCTCAAGAATATGAAGCTTTAGCGCAAGGCACTCAAGCGGGCGCTGTAGTCACTTTTATCGGCAAGGTTCGCGACATGAACTTGGGCGATAATGTGGTGGGGCTGCACCTTGAACACTATCCGGGCATGACGGAAAAATCTTTGTTGGAGATTTGCGATATGGCGGAAGAGCGTTGGCCTCTGCAGCGCGTACGGGTGATCCATCGTGTGGGCGATATGCTCAGTGGCGATCAAATTGTGTTTGTTGGTGTGACTAGTGCGCATCGAAATGCAGCCTTTGAAGCGTGCGAATTCATCATGGATTACCTGAAAACCCGCGCGCCTTTTTGGAAGAAAGAGCTGACAACGGAAGAAAGCCGCTGGGTGGATTCGCGTGACAGCGACCATCAAGCCGCACAACGTTGGGTTAAAGGCGAATAA
- the moaD gene encoding molybdopterin synthase sulfur carrier subunit has translation MIKVLFFAQTRELLGCDSLTVDEHFSSVEALRQHLAQQPGKWDLALEPGKLLAAVNQSIVPLDTPLQEGDEVAFFPPVTGG, from the coding sequence ATGATTAAGGTACTGTTTTTTGCGCAAACCCGAGAGTTACTCGGTTGCGATAGCCTTACCGTAGATGAGCATTTTTCGAGTGTAGAAGCCTTGCGCCAGCATTTGGCTCAGCAACCGGGTAAGTGGGATTTGGCTCTAGAACCAGGCAAGTTGCTGGCCGCAGTCAATCAATCGATTGTGCCGCTTGATACGCCGTTACAAGAGGGGGATGAAGTGGCCTTCTTCCCGCCGGTAACCGGAGGTTAA
- the moaC gene encoding cyclic pyranopterin monophosphate synthase MoaC: MSQLTHINASGEANMVDVSNKADTVREARAEAYVRMAPETLQLILSGQHHKGDVFATARIAGIQAAKRTWELIPLCHPLLLSKVEVQLEALPEQNSVRIESLCKLSGKTGVEMEALTAASVAALTIYDMCKAVQKDIVIENVRLLEKSGGKSGHFKVDV; this comes from the coding sequence ATGAGCCAACTCACTCACATTAATGCTTCAGGTGAAGCAAATATGGTGGACGTGTCGAATAAAGCCGACACGGTTCGTGAAGCTCGTGCCGAGGCCTATGTGCGCATGGCACCCGAAACGCTGCAACTGATTCTTTCTGGTCAGCACCATAAAGGGGATGTGTTTGCCACGGCGCGTATTGCGGGCATTCAAGCGGCGAAACGTACGTGGGAGCTGATCCCGCTTTGTCACCCGCTGCTGCTTTCTAAAGTGGAAGTACAGTTAGAAGCCTTGCCAGAGCAAAACAGTGTACGCATTGAATCGCTGTGTAAACTCAGCGGTAAAACCGGGGTTGAGATGGAAGCGCTGACAGCGGCATCGGTTGCTGCGCTGACCATTTACGACATGTGCAAAGCGGTACAGAAAGACATTGTGATTGAGAATGTTCGGCTGCTTGAAAAATCGGGCGGAAAGTCGGGGCACTTTAAGGTGGATGTATGA
- the moaB gene encoding molybdenum cofactor biosynthesis protein B: protein MGHAESKFQAANIAVLTVSDTRTEENDTSGRYLAEQLQEAGHKLADKQIVIDDMYKIRAVVSRWIADETIQAILITGGTGFTSRDSTPEALKPLFDKEVEGFGELFRMVSFEEIGTSTIQSRAVAGFANHTVIFAMPGSTGACRTGWTKIIKQQLDASHRPCNFMPHLTV, encoded by the coding sequence ATGGGTCACGCAGAAAGCAAATTTCAAGCAGCAAACATCGCCGTATTAACCGTGTCAGATACTCGTACCGAAGAAAACGATACCTCAGGTCGTTACTTGGCTGAGCAGCTGCAAGAGGCAGGTCATAAGCTGGCGGATAAACAGATCGTGATTGACGATATGTACAAAATCCGTGCGGTGGTTTCACGATGGATTGCCGATGAAACCATCCAAGCGATTCTGATCACCGGCGGTACAGGGTTTACGTCACGTGACAGCACACCTGAAGCACTTAAGCCTCTGTTTGATAAAGAAGTGGAAGGCTTCGGTGAACTGTTCCGTATGGTGTCTTTTGAAGAGATCGGTACGTCGACCATTCAATCTCGCGCGGTAGCGGGTTTTGCTAACCACACGGTGATTTTTGCTATGCCGGGTTCAACGGGTGCATGCCGCACAGGTTGGACAAAAATCATTAAACAGCAATTGGATGCTTCTCATCGCCCATGTAACTTTATGCCACACCTGACGGTATAA
- the moaA gene encoding GTP 3',8-cyclase MoaA, giving the protein MAQQFEDRFQRKFYYLRLSITDVCNFKCTYCLPDGYKPSADRPASFLTVNEIRRVVNAFAHCGTSKVRITGGEPSLRKDFGEIIHTIAQTPGIQKVATTTNGYRLAKHIGEWREAGLTQLNVSVDSLDPRMFAQITGENRFQQVMSGIDRAFEVGFEQVKVNVVLMKNLNHLELPKFMAWIKTRPIQLRFIELMQTGEMDELFARHHVSGTSIRDYLLGNGWLLKARADNDGPAQVFIHPDYQGEIGLIMPYEKNFCSSCNRLRVSALGKLHLCLFGEQGIDLRDLLQEDQQENALIERIQAQLQNKAETHFLHDGNSGVTPHLASIGG; this is encoded by the coding sequence GTGGCGCAACAATTCGAAGACAGATTTCAACGTAAATTCTACTATTTACGTCTATCCATAACCGACGTTTGTAATTTCAAATGTACGTATTGCTTACCTGATGGCTATAAGCCGTCAGCGGATCGTCCTGCCTCTTTTCTGACCGTCAACGAAATTCGCCGTGTGGTGAATGCGTTTGCCCATTGTGGCACTTCGAAGGTGAGAATTACCGGCGGTGAACCTTCGCTGCGCAAAGATTTTGGCGAAATCATTCATACGATTGCGCAAACTCCCGGCATTCAGAAAGTCGCTACCACCACCAACGGCTATCGTTTAGCTAAACATATTGGTGAGTGGCGTGAAGCGGGGTTGACGCAACTGAATGTCAGCGTGGATAGTTTAGATCCGCGTATGTTCGCGCAAATCACGGGTGAAAACCGTTTCCAGCAAGTGATGTCCGGTATTGATCGCGCGTTTGAGGTCGGTTTCGAGCAAGTCAAAGTCAACGTGGTGCTGATGAAAAATCTTAACCACCTTGAGCTGCCAAAATTTATGGCGTGGATTAAAACCCGCCCCATCCAACTACGTTTTATTGAATTGATGCAGACCGGAGAAATGGATGAGCTGTTTGCTCGCCATCATGTCTCTGGCACTTCGATCCGCGACTATCTCCTCGGTAACGGCTGGTTACTCAAAGCCAGAGCCGATAACGATGGCCCTGCACAGGTGTTTATCCACCCTGATTACCAAGGCGAGATAGGCCTCATCATGCCTTATGAGAAGAACTTTTGTAGCAGTTGTAATCGCCTGCGTGTTTCGGCGCTCGGCAAACTGCATCTCTGCTTATTTGGCGAACAAGGCATAGATTTGCGCGATCTCCTTCAGGAAGATCAACAAGAAAACGCATTGATTGAACGAATTCAAGCCCAGTTGCAAAACAAGGCAGAAACCCACTTCCTGCATGATGGAAACTCGGGTGTCACGCCTCATTTAGCGTCAATTGGCGGCTGA
- a CDS encoding YvcK family protein — MSLYENKKVVAIGGGHGLGRMLAALKVFGSNATGIVTTTDNGGSTGRIRHCQGGIAWGDTRNCINQLITEPSISSMMFEYRFKGAGELNGHNLGNLMLTALDNLSVRPLDAINLIRNMLKVDVNILPMSEHPSDLAALSVDGKWVTGETSVDEMTQDLRRLDLSPEVPATKEAITAIQEADCVILGPGSFLTSIMPPLLLPELGKAIARNLNAKLVFVENLSPEYGPAGRMSLEQKLEWCERACQGRKIDVVLGHHPHPDLQGRWNFVTRDLASANRDWRHDRQKLRLAVEEQLIDEL, encoded by the coding sequence ATGTCTCTATACGAAAACAAAAAAGTTGTTGCCATCGGGGGCGGTCATGGTTTGGGACGCATGTTGGCGGCGCTCAAAGTGTTTGGCTCCAATGCCACCGGCATAGTCACCACCACAGATAATGGCGGTTCGACAGGACGTATTCGTCACTGCCAAGGTGGCATTGCTTGGGGTGATACCCGCAACTGCATTAATCAGCTGATTACCGAGCCTTCCATCAGCTCGATGATGTTTGAATATCGTTTTAAAGGTGCGGGAGAACTCAATGGCCACAACTTGGGCAACCTAATGCTCACGGCTTTGGACAACCTTTCTGTACGTCCACTGGATGCGATTAATCTGATCCGCAACATGCTCAAGGTCGATGTGAATATTCTGCCGATGTCTGAACATCCGTCCGATCTGGCAGCACTCTCGGTAGACGGTAAATGGGTAACGGGCGAAACCAGTGTTGACGAGATGACGCAAGATTTGCGACGACTCGACCTCTCGCCAGAAGTCCCGGCAACCAAAGAAGCGATTACCGCGATTCAAGAAGCGGACTGCGTGATTCTCGGCCCCGGCAGTTTCTTAACCAGCATCATGCCACCGCTGCTATTACCAGAATTGGGTAAAGCGATTGCTCGCAACCTGAACGCGAAACTGGTTTTTGTGGAAAACCTCTCCCCAGAATATGGGCCAGCAGGAAGAATGAGCCTAGAACAGAAGCTGGAGTGGTGTGAAAGAGCGTGTCAGGGGCGCAAAATCGATGTGGTTTTGGGCCACCACCCTCATCCTGATCTGCAAGGACGTTGGAACTTTGTAACTCGTGATTTGGCTTCTGCCAACCGTGACTGGCGTCATGATCGGCAGAAGCTGAGACTAGCGGTTGAAGAGCAGTTAATCGACGAGCTCTGA
- the luxU gene encoding quorum-sensing phosphorelay protein LuxU — protein MREWINQSKIDLLAKEIGEENVPILVNIFLGELNDYQIRLVSEAVADKLAYIKEISHALKSSAASFGADRLCAKAVELDSRAKSGEMIDISLEVEQMLELLKLTHQCYSELVD, from the coding sequence ATGAGAGAATGGATTAACCAGAGCAAAATTGATTTGCTTGCCAAAGAAATTGGCGAAGAGAATGTCCCCATACTGGTCAATATTTTTCTTGGTGAATTGAACGATTATCAGATTAGGCTAGTGAGTGAAGCTGTAGCCGATAAATTGGCGTATATCAAAGAGATCAGCCATGCCCTGAAAAGCAGTGCGGCCAGTTTTGGTGCAGATCGTTTGTGTGCAAAGGCAGTGGAACTCGATAGTCGAGCCAAATCTGGCGAGATGATTGACATCTCGCTAGAAGTGGAACAGATGCTAGAGCTGCTGAAGCTGACGCATCAATGTTACTCAGAGCTCGTCGATTAA
- the luxO gene encoding quorum-sensing sigma-54 dependent transcriptional regulator LuxO has translation MVEDTASVAALYRSYLTPLDIDINIVGTGRDAIESIGRREPDLILLDLRLPDMTGMDVLHAVKQKSPDVPIVFMTAHGSIDTAVEAMRHGAQDFLIKPCEADRLRVTVNNAIRKASKLKNDVDNKNQNYQGFIGSSQTMQAVYRTIDSAASSKASIFITGESGTGKEVCAEAIHAASKRGDKPFIAINCAAIPKDLIESELFGHVKGAFTGAATERQGAAEAADGGTLFLDELCEMDLDLQTKLLRFIQTGTFQKVGSSKMKSVDVRFVCATNRDPWKEVQEGRFREDLYYRLYVIPLHLPPLRARSDDVIEIAYSLLGFMSKEEGKDFIRLSAEVVERFRHYEWPGNVRQLQNVLRNVVVLNEGREITLDMLPPPLNQMPEPINRALPLAHENKVSVHEIFPLWMTEKQAIEQAIEACDGNIPRAATYLDVSPSTIYRKLQAWNEKVKEKEKER, from the coding sequence ATGGTAGAGGATACGGCATCGGTAGCGGCGTTGTATCGCTCTTATCTCACTCCACTGGATATTGATATCAATATCGTTGGAACTGGCCGCGATGCGATTGAAAGTATTGGTCGTCGCGAGCCCGATCTCATCCTGCTCGATTTACGTTTGCCTGATATGACAGGGATGGACGTATTACACGCCGTTAAGCAGAAATCGCCGGATGTTCCGATTGTGTTCATGACTGCGCATGGCTCGATTGATACAGCGGTTGAAGCGATGCGCCACGGCGCTCAAGACTTTTTGATTAAGCCTTGTGAAGCGGATCGTCTACGCGTAACGGTGAATAACGCGATTCGTAAAGCATCGAAACTCAAAAACGACGTTGATAATAAAAATCAAAATTACCAAGGCTTTATTGGTAGTAGCCAAACCATGCAGGCGGTTTACCGCACGATAGATTCAGCGGCAAGCAGTAAAGCGAGTATCTTCATTACCGGCGAAAGTGGTACGGGGAAAGAGGTGTGCGCTGAAGCCATTCATGCTGCGAGTAAACGAGGTGATAAACCGTTTATCGCAATTAACTGTGCTGCGATACCGAAAGATCTGATCGAAAGTGAGCTGTTCGGCCACGTAAAAGGAGCTTTTACCGGGGCGGCGACTGAACGACAAGGGGCTGCGGAAGCTGCTGATGGTGGAACACTGTTTTTGGATGAGTTGTGCGAAATGGATCTGGATTTGCAGACCAAACTGCTGCGTTTCATCCAAACCGGAACCTTCCAAAAAGTTGGCTCATCGAAAATGAAAAGTGTGGATGTGCGCTTTGTTTGCGCAACCAACCGTGACCCATGGAAAGAAGTGCAAGAAGGCCGTTTTCGTGAAGACTTGTATTACCGTTTGTATGTGATCCCTCTGCATTTACCGCCATTGCGCGCGCGCAGTGATGATGTGATTGAAATTGCCTACTCGCTACTTGGCTTTATGTCCAAAGAAGAAGGTAAGGACTTCATACGTTTGTCGGCAGAAGTGGTCGAACGCTTCCGTCACTATGAGTGGCCGGGTAATGTGCGCCAGCTGCAAAACGTATTGCGCAATGTTGTTGTGCTCAATGAAGGGCGTGAAATTACTTTGGATATGTTGCCACCGCCACTTAACCAAATGCCAGAACCGATCAATCGAGCTTTACCTCTCGCTCATGAAAATAAAGTGTCGGTGCATGAAATTTTCCCGCTGTGGATGACTGAGAAACAAGCCATTGAGCAAGCCATTGAAGCTTGTGATGGCAATATTCCTCGTGCTGCGACGTATTTGGATGTCAGCCCATCGACGATTTACCGCAAGCTTCAAGCTTGGAATGAGAAAGTCAAAGAAAAAGAGAAGGAGCGGTAA